A segment of the Candidatus Nitrososphaera gargensis Ga9.2 genome:
TAAAACTCCAAGGCAATTGTGATGAAGCTGCTGAATTGACAGCAAAATACGCTGACAGAGCGATGATAGTATATATATCAGATTTCTGTCAGGGATGCCGCATCATCAGTCAACCGGCATGACTTGAAAGATGATTGCAGTGCATGACAAACGAGCAGAGCTCTATATTGGCCGCATGAGTTTCAGGCTATCGGACAAGTTCGATAGTAGTTGACAGACATTGCCGAGCGCAAGCCCCCATCCTTCAGGAGGGGGTTAGCGAGGCCGTTAAGCCTTAAGTACTTCCAGCGGTCATACAGACTCGTTGAGGGCAGACACCGTTCTACTCAAGCCTACGAAAGAGCAGGAGCAAGAGCTAGAGCGCATTGCCCTCCACACTTCTCTACTCTGGAACGAAGCCAACTACCAGCGCAGGCAGGCTTTTCTGAACAAGAAAAAGATCCCCCAACTATTCACGCCAGTGCAGCCACCTCAAACACTCGGAAAACTTCAAGGCGATAGGCACAGGCAAAGGTCAAGCTGTACTGAAAAAGCTTGATGAAGCGTGGAGCTCTTTCTGGGCGCTCAAGCGACTGCAATCGCAGGGCAGGCTGCCTTCTAACATCAAGAAGGTTAGGATGCCGGGCTACTTGAAAGACAGAGATACAAAACAAACCGTTGTCAGAGGGTTTTATGTCCGAAACGACTGCTACAGGCTCGACAGGAAACACTCGACGATAACAATAATAGGCAAGAACATGAAACTGAGATACGCCACAGACAGGGTGAGAGAAGGCAAGACTGGACGGCTGGACGTTATCTACGACAGGCTGAAGGACGCTTGGTACGCATTCATACCAGTCGATGTTGTTGTTGCGCCTGCAAAACAGGCTGTTGTATCTGGCAAACCCGAAAAGGTGGGTTCTGTCGACCTAAGGATATGCAACCTAGTGGCCTTCTATGCAGAAGGAGAACGGCCAGTGGTGTACTCTGGGCGAGCGGTCCTGAGCGACTATGTGTACAGGACGAAAAAGATAGCAGAGATGCAGTCAAGGCTATCAGAAAAACAGCATACATCGAGGAAGATGGGTCTGTTCTACCGAACAAGAACTCGACGCTTCAAACATGCTACAAGAGCGATGCTCAAAGACCTGTTTGAAAGGATGAAGCAAATAGGAATCACAAAGGTGGCGGTAGGAGACCTTAGCGGAATAAGGGATGGCAACAACCTTGGAGCACACACCAACCAAAAACTGCACAACTTCTGGTCTCATGCACAGACAATACAATGGATACAACATCTCTGCGAGGACTATGGAATGGACTTCGCTCAGGTGTCAGAGAGAGGAACTTCCAAGACCTGTTGTGTGTGCGGTCAAGGACATAATGGCAGGGTACATAGAGGCTTGCACGTCTGCGAGGAAAACAGGGTGATGATGAATGCAGACGTATGCGGCGCTGCAAACATCTGGAACGTAGCTGTAAAGGGAGAATTGCTGCCCTCAACAACAAGACTCCCTAGCAGTAGCAGGGTTATGGCAAACCCTCTTGTACTGAGGTGGGATTATGCCCACTGGAAGTAACAAGGAACCTCCAGTCTTTCAGGGCGGAGAGGATGTCAGCACTAGCTATACATCTTAGCTTGTTGTCATTTTTCATACGGACAGCCCGTCTATATACCAGAGCACCTAAGGCACTTGATATTATTATCTTGCATGTAATTGATACCTTCGTTCAGTGGACTTCACCTACATCCATCTCCTTAACGACTGGTCATGCAATCTCATTAATGCATGAGATATTATCACAGTGTTGCCATAGCCGCCCTAGTAATCGCAATCGTTTTCATCCAGCCGGCCTATTCAGACGATGAACCAGGAGTGGTGATTCTTCTCTATCCTCCAACTGATTGCAAGACTGATTTTGATCAGGATTTCTGGGCAAAGTACGATTCTGCGATGGCCCAAGAGTGGGGCATCTCCTCCCAGACGATCTGCCTTGATCAGTTGAACGAGCAAGAAAAAGCTGATTTGCAGACAGCCCTCCATCGTGTTGGCCTCAACGTAATTGTTATGCAGGATAATAACCAGATTATACATGGTATCAACGACAGGGCACAGGGAGTGGCGCAACCTACCGTTAATTTTGGTGCAGTCGAATTCAATTATGAATACTCCGCCAAAGTCGTGTCACATGAAACGCTGCACCTTATGTTGGAAGAAAGAGGGTATCCAAAGAGCTGTTATGTGGATGCAGTCCATGAGCATGCATACACCCTCGCTAGGTATTATGACAACATCATGATAATACAACACTTTGAATGCTAGTTCTTTTTATCCAACTGGATAAAGTTAAAGAAGAGCCAGACCATTTACAAAGATCATATAAAATGAAAAGGCGACACTCTGGCCGACAGACAAAGGTAGTATTGGTTTGTCCAAGATGTGGACACAAGAGATCTGTAGCAGCCATTCAAACTGAACATATGATTGTCTGTCCCAGATGCGGAGCTGCGATGAGAGAAAAAGTATAGACAGAGAGAACTCTTTCGCCTTACTGTACAAATGGCTCGTTGAACGAGATGATTGTTTTCGCTACTTCTGGCCTCATCAGATGTTCTGCCGGGATCTCGCCCGAGCTTACCATGTTCCTCATCTTTGTGCCGCTCAGCTCTTCCCTGAACTCTTGGCCGTGGGGGCAGTTCCTTTCGTTAGCATAGCTCAGACATTTCTTGCAGTAATAGAACGCTGGAAAGAACACCGGCTCTATCCCAAGATCCATGTAATTCTTGAATATCTCATGTGCGGCAAATGGGTGGTAATAGTTGCTCACTCCAGCATGATCGCGTCCGACTATAAAGTTCGAGCAACCAAAGTTCTTTCTCATTATGGCATGGTGGATGGCCTCCTTGGGGCCGGCATAGCGCATCTCTGTGTGCAGTGTCACAAACATCGTCCTGTCTTTTGGATAGTACTCATCGATCAGGGCCACATAGGCAGCAAGGATCACTTCGTCCTTAAAGTCTCCCTGCTTCTTCTTGCCTATCAAAGGGTTGACAAACAACCCATCGTAGAGGTTGAGCGCGGCCTTTTGCAGCATCTCATGAGCGACATGGGGGACGTTCCTTGTCTGGAACCCTACTACTGATTTCCACCCTTTTCGCGAGATTTCCGCACGGGTTTCAGCTGGCGTCATCCTGTACTTGCGCAGCGGAGACTGTTCTATCCTTTTGACAACGTCAATCTTGCCTCCGACAAGCCTGTCTTTCATCCTGATCATCTTGTCCACGCCGGGATGCTTGGTATCGTCAGTCTGGTAGATCGCCTTTGCGCATGCCAGCTTGTCAAATGCGTATGTCTCTTCAACATGTAAAATAGCGAACCTGTCGCTGCCAGTTGCCAGCGCGACCTGTCCCGCATCCTTCATCTTCACAGCCGTCTGCTCGTCAACATCAAGGACAATTGGCACCGTCCATGCGAGGCCATTTTTCAGCCTGCCGGCCTTTACAATGCTCTGAAAGTCCTGTTCGCCAACGAACCCTTCAAGTGGGCTAAAGATGCCGTCTGCAATATTTTCAATGTCGTTCCGCAAGTCGTCGCTCACGGAAACGGTGAACATGCCGTCAGTCTTTTTGTCAGAAGCGACAAATCTGTTTACAAGCCTGCCTCCATGAGGCAGCGGGATTGATCCAGCCAACATACATCACTGGTGTTGTTGTTTCTTTTTCGTCGGGTCAAAGTGGAGGCCGCACTCTTTGGCAGCTGCGTTCTCCCACCACCATCTTCCAGCTCTCGGGTCCTCGCCTGGCTGCACTGCACGTGTGCATGGCTCGCAACCGATGCTTGGAAAACCCTTGTCGTGCAGCGCGTTATATGGAATGTTGTTCTTGCGGATATAATCCCAGACCCTGTCTGAACTCCAGTCAGCTATCGGGTTTAACTTTATGATGCCGCCATGCACTGCATCAAGCTCGATCTTTTTTGTAGTAGCTCTTGTGGCAACTTGGTCCCTGCGCAGGCCGGTTATCCAACCATCAAGGGTGGCAAGTGCGCGGTTGAGCGGATGCACCTTTCTTATTTCGCAGCACAGCTTGCGGTTTTCCACACTTTCGTACATCAGGTTCATGCCCTTTGATCTGATCATTTCCTCTACTTCTTTCTGGTCGGGAAAGTATGCTTCGATCTGGATGCCATACCTTGCACGGATAGCATCCATTACATCATAAGTTTCTTGGTTGAGCCGCCCTGTTTCAAGTGTAAAGACCTTTGTCTTTTCTTTGTTGATCTTGGTCATCATGTCAATGATAGCAACATCCTCTGCACCAAAGCTAGACGCAAGGCCGATCTTGGTGCCAAAATTATCAAGAGCCCATTTCAATACCTCTTCGGCGGATTTTGCTTCAAATTCATCAGCAAGTTTTTCGATTTGGGTTGGAGTGAATTTCGGCCCCATATATGGAAAATTGAGAGCTAGACTCCTTATAATACTTGTTCTCTCGATCTGCTAGGACTTGAGTTAGACATGAGGCAGATAAAAGAAGTTGTTTATCATAATGGAGGGTATGGGAACCAAAGAAAACCCACACCTTTTCAAGGGTGGTGGGATGAATTTGGTTCCCGTTGATTTGATGAATCGCCATCATATTTTTTAAGTAGTACTATACTATCATCACCATGACGCTCAACTACAAGTTCCGCCTCTACCCAACGAAAGAACAGGAGCTTGTGTTAGAGCAGACGCTGGATGGTTGCAGGTGGGTGTACAACTACTTCCTTGACAAAAACATGTCATCAGAGTACGACATGAACTACGCATTAACAGAATTAAAGGAGCAGCACCCGTGGCTACGGAACTACCATTCCAAGATGCTTCAGATGATAGCAAAGCAGGTTGCAGCTGCAAGAAAGACCGCTGCCAAAGGCATATTGTCGTACAGGAAACATAATGATTTCAACGCATTTACATACAACCAGTCTGGCTTTCGGCTCGAGAATAACAAGCTATCACTTTCCAAGATAGGCAGCATAAGGATTGTACTGCATAGAAAGCTGCCAGTCAACGTCAAGCAGGTGACTGTATGCCGCAGCAAGACGGGAAAGTGGTATGCTGTTGTAGCCTGTGATGTACTGCGCAGGCTGTATTCAACGATAATTTACAGAAAGCCGGTAGGGATAGACGTTGGCATTGCCAAGTTCTGCCACGACTCTGACGACCACACTGAAGACAACCCACAGTTTCTGACCAAGATGCTCAGGCCACTAAGGAGGGCTCACAGGAGGGTATCTAGAAGGCAGACAGGCAGCAGCAACTACAAAAAGGCAAAGCACATGCTTGCCAGATTGTACGAACGCATAAACAACAAGAGAAGGGACTTTTTACACAAGACATCAACGTACTACAGCAACCGGTACGACCTGATATTTCTTGAGAGGTTGCGTGTGATGAACATGGCAAAGAACCACAGGCTTGCACGCAAAATCCTAGATGCAAGCTGGTCTACTTTTAAAAATATGCTGCAGTACAAGGCCAACCGTGTTGTTGAAGTAGAGCCAGCATACACATCGATTGACTGCTCAAGATGTGGACACCCTGTTCCAAAGTCACTTGCAGTACGTACCCATGCATGTCAAAAATGTGGAGCAGTACTTGACAGGGACTACAACGCTTCTATTAACATCCTCCAGCGAGGGTTGGAATCGCTGATGTTGCTGCTGCTACCGGTGGAACGCCGGGAAGTCACGCCTGTAGAGATTGCAATGCAGTCGAGGAAGCAGGAAGAAGCCTACGAATTTATTCGTAGGTAGTTCACTAAGCAGTATTTTCTATATATTGTATAAATTCATCTATTAACTATAGTGATTGCTAGGAGAGATTGTGGTTGTCTGATAATTTTTGGGAACATGTTAATCAATACAGGAAACTCGGATTTGACCCGCTCCGGTGGATCCCGACCTGCTCGAACGAAGTCGACAACCATATCATGAAAAGTGCGCTTGCAGACACCAAGCGGAGCAGCATAAAGATCTCCCCTTCATGGTTTGATTCGTTCTACCATATAGACGGCAAGATGCCAGAGCTGACAAGGCGCGTCTACAGCTTGACAAATCCTGTCGTTGACAAGGAAGTCGAAGTCAAGCGTGCGTTGGCGATCTTTCGCGTGCATACTGGTGCCGGCGAATATGCGCCGCTGCTGTCAGAATCGCTACAGAATTTCCTCAAAGTATTCAGCACCAAAGTGTCGGTGTCCTGCGTATCTGCAGTGCTGAC
Coding sequences within it:
- a CDS encoding RNA-guided endonuclease InsQ/TnpB family protein is translated as MGTGKGQAVLKKLDEAWSSFWALKRLQSQGRLPSNIKKVRMPGYLKDRDTKQTVVRGFYVRNDCYRLDRKHSTITIIGKNMKLRYATDRVREGKTGRLDVIYDRLKDAWYAFIPVDVVVAPAKQAVVSGKPEKVGSVDLRICNLVAFYAEGERPVVYSGRAVLSDYVYRTKKIAEMQSRLSEKQHTSRKMGLFYRTRTRRFKHATRAMLKDLFERMKQIGITKVAVGDLSGIRDGNNLGAHTNQKLHNFWSHAQTIQWIQHLCEDYGMDFAQVSERGTSKTCCVCGQGHNGRVHRGLHVCEENRVMMNADVCGAANIWNVAVKGELLPSTTRLPSSSRVMANPLVLRWDYAHWK
- the sat gene encoding sulfate adenylyltransferase, which encodes MLAGSIPLPHGGRLVNRFVASDKKTDGMFTVSVSDDLRNDIENIADGIFSPLEGFVGEQDFQSIVKAGRLKNGLAWTVPIVLDVDEQTAVKMKDAGQVALATGSDRFAILHVEETYAFDKLACAKAIYQTDDTKHPGVDKMIRMKDRLVGGKIDVVKRIEQSPLRKYRMTPAETRAEISRKGWKSVVGFQTRNVPHVAHEMLQKAALNLYDGLFVNPLIGKKKQGDFKDEVILAAYVALIDEYYPKDRTMFVTLHTEMRYAGPKEAIHHAIMRKNFGCSNFIVGRDHAGVSNYYHPFAAHEIFKNYMDLGIEPVFFPAFYYCKKCLSYANERNCPHGQEFREELSGTKMRNMVSSGEIPAEHLMRPEVAKTIISFNEPFVQ
- a CDS encoding phosphoadenylyl-sulfate reductase; translated protein: MGPKFTPTQIEKLADEFEAKSAEEVLKWALDNFGTKIGLASSFGAEDVAIIDMMTKINKEKTKVFTLETGRLNQETYDVMDAIRARYGIQIEAYFPDQKEVEEMIRSKGMNLMYESVENRKLCCEIRKVHPLNRALATLDGWITGLRRDQVATRATTKKIELDAVHGGIIKLNPIADWSSDRVWDYIRKNNIPYNALHDKGFPSIGCEPCTRAVQPGEDPRAGRWWWENAAAKECGLHFDPTKKKQQHQ
- a CDS encoding RNA-guided endonuclease InsQ/TnpB family protein; this encodes MTLNYKFRLYPTKEQELVLEQTLDGCRWVYNYFLDKNMSSEYDMNYALTELKEQHPWLRNYHSKMLQMIAKQVAAARKTAAKGILSYRKHNDFNAFTYNQSGFRLENNKLSLSKIGSIRIVLHRKLPVNVKQVTVCRSKTGKWYAVVACDVLRRLYSTIIYRKPVGIDVGIAKFCHDSDDHTEDNPQFLTKMLRPLRRAHRRVSRRQTGSSNYKKAKHMLARLYERINNKRRDFLHKTSTYYSNRYDLIFLERLRVMNMAKNHRLARKILDASWSTFKNMLQYKANRVVEVEPAYTSIDCSRCGHPVPKSLAVRTHACQKCGAVLDRDYNASINILQRGLESLMLLLLPVERREVTPVEIAMQSRKQEEAYEFIRR